A region of Arabidopsis thaliana chromosome 5, partial sequence DNA encodes the following proteins:
- a CDS encoding RING/U-box superfamily protein produces MVMDDKDKYREVVEHWSCEGTSPALMVGDSTEITEMLSPSQHQRWRGLVLDIQSREAHGDFLRANGSLIHSPVSKRFKFSPMSSPRTGRRVGSMSPSSSRNRTNQKNFKNRNHSADIEEGVVSPLGDGSDKSYIPRTWSLTNLLAPRKSKKTESFITHSNPESMNGRYAVEVDPVTSMKGERLLPIRRTRSVPTFFNKDGSVKPSSVFRVIPTPSRGDEKRLEMTQASKLNENDDGGEDVPEEEAVCRICMVEMEEDEEAFKMECMCKGELALAHKTCTIKWFTIKGNITCDVCKQEVRNLPVTLLRVQDSQNRSRAARDIEISRFNNVWQDIPILVIVSMLAYFCFLEQLLIIDMKSSAVAIALPFSCIIGLLASMISTTMGNKEATSKLYIFSYSILIISLKWFGLLQ; encoded by the exons ATGGTGATGGATGATAAAGATAAATATCGCGAAGTAGTAGAACATTGGTCTTGCGAAGGTACTTCTCCAGCTCTAATG GTTGGAGATTCTACTGAGATAACAGAAATGCTATCACCGAGCCAACATCAACGATGGCGAGGCCTTGTGTTAGATATACAATCGAGAGAAGCTCATGGCGATTTCTTGAGAGCAAATGGTTCCTTAATTCATAGCCCCGTTTCCAAAAGGTTCAAGTTTTCTCCAATGTCCAGCCCTAGAACTGGGAGACGTGTTGGATCAATGAGTCCTTCCTCGTCAAGAAACAGAACGAATCAGaagaatttcaaaaacagGAACCACAGTGCAGATATTGAGGAAGGTGTTGTGTCCCCTTTAGGAGATGGTAGTGATAAGTCTTATATTCCAAGAACATGGTCTCTCACTAATCTCTTAGCTCCTAGAAAATCTAAGAAGACAGAGTCTTTTATAACTCACTCAAACCCTGAGTCCATGAACGGGAGGTATGCCGTTGAGGTTGATCCGGTTACATCCATG AAAGGGGAGCGTTTACTGCCTATTCGTCGTACACGCTCTGTCCCCACATTCTTCAACAAAGATGGAAGTGTAAAGCCGTCAAGTGTTTTCCGCGTGATTCCTACTCCGTCTCGTGGGGATGAGAAGAGACTAGAGATGACGCAGGCATCGAAATTGA atgaaaatgatgatggtggAGAAGATGttcctgaagaagaagctgtgtGTAGAATCTGTATGGttgaaatggaagaagatgaagaagcttttaAGATGGAATGTATGTGCAAAGGGGAACTAGCTCTTGCCCACAAAACGTGCACTATCAAATGGTTTACAATTAAAGGGAACATAACATGTGATGTGTGTAAGCAAGAGGTGAGAAATCTCCCGGTTACCCTTCTACGTGTGCAGGATTCTCAAAACCGTTCTAGAGCAGCCAGGGATATCGAGATTTCACGGTTCAATAATGTATGGCAAGATATTCCAATTCTTGTCATTGTAAGCATGCTTGCATACTTCTGTTTCCTTGAACAGCTTCTGATTATAGATATGAAATCTAGCGCCGTTGCAATAGCTTTACCGTTCTCTTGCATTATCGGTCTTCTTGCATCAATGATATCAACAACAATGGGTAATAAAGAAGCTACTtcgaaattatatattttttcgtATTCTATATTGATCATCAGTCTTAAGTGGTTTGGTTTGTTGCAGTGA
- a CDS encoding uncharacterized protein (unknown protein; Has 30201 Blast hits to 17322 proteins in 780 species: Archae - 12; Bacteria - 1396; Metazoa - 17338; Fungi - 3422; Plants - 5037; Viruses - 0; Other Eukaryotes - 2996 (source: NCBI BLink).), translating into MARMIGPFETVPAILVYPMRVSASPSLGTIYEEHDE; encoded by the coding sequence ATGGCTAGGATGATCGGACCATTCGAAACTGTACCGGCGATTCTTGTTTATCCGATGAGGGTTTCAGCTTCGCCTTCGCTGGGGACAATTTATGAGGAACACGATGAGTAA
- a CDS encoding Mediator complex, subunit Med7 (Mediator complex, subunit Med7; FUNCTIONS IN: RNA polymerase II transcription mediator activity; INVOLVED IN: regulation of transcription from RNA polymerase II promoter; LOCATED IN: mediator complex; EXPRESSED IN: male gametophyte, pollen tube; EXPRESSED DURING: L mature pollen stage, M germinated pollen stage; CONTAINS InterPro DOMAIN/s: Mediator complex, subunit Med7 (InterPro:IPR009244); BEST Arabidopsis thaliana protein match is: Mediator complex, subunit Med7 (TAIR:AT5G03500.3); Has 403 Blast hits to 401 proteins in 187 species: Archae - 0; Bacteria - 0; Metazoa - 139; Fungi - 158; Plants - 58; Viruses - 0; Other Eukaryotes - 48 (source: NCBI BLink).), protein MATATYPPPPPYYRLYKDYSENPNSAPEPPPPIEGTYVCFGGNYTTEDVLPSLEEQGVPQLYPKDSNLDYKNELRSLNRELQLHILELADVLVDRPSQYAKRIGEISSIFKNLHHLLNSLRPHQARATLIHIMELQIQQRKQAVEDIKRRREEAQRLLKDAYLTLDGQ, encoded by the exons ATGGCTACAGCTACGTATCCGCCTCCTCCACCATATTACAGACTCTACAAGGATTACtcagaaaaccctaattctgcTCCTGAACCTCCTCCTCCGATTGAAGGCACCTACGTCTGTTTTGGAGGCAACTATACT ACTGAAGATGTTCTTCCAAGCTTAGAAGAACAAGGAGTGCCTCAACTTTATCCCAAAGATTCTAATCTTG ATTACAAGAATGAACTCAGGTCACTGAATAGAGAACTACAGTTACATATATTGGAGCTTGCTGATGTTCTTGTTGACAGACCTTCTCAATATGCGAAGAGGATTGGTGAAATTTCTTCTATCTTCAAGAATTTGCATCACCTTCTCAATTCCTTGAGGCCTCACCAA GCGAGAGCAACGCTTATTCACATTATGGAACTTCAAATTCAACAGAGGAAACAAGCTGTGGAAGACATTAAAAG aagaagagaagaagcacaGCGACTTCTAAAGGATGCTTACCTCACTTTAGATGGTCAATAg
- the DIP2 gene encoding E3 ubiquitin-protein ligase, translating to MNTYQFNSKSNNLNYFRKSKIISSEANMCFFDNRCDQNLTVVVDVAWWMEAVPPQIISPAKPSVSPILETILEGGETEEDNQEQENEDV from the coding sequence ATGAACACGTATCAATTCAACTCAAAAAGTAACAATTTGAATTACTTCCGcaaatctaaaataatatctaGTGAAGCGAATATGTGTTTCTTTGATAATCGGTGCGATCAGAATCtgacggtggtggtggatgTGGCGTGGTGGATGGAGGCTGTTCCTCCACAAATCATTTCTCCGGCGAAGCCATCGGTTTCTCCGATTCTTGAGACGATTTTAGAAGGCGGAGAGACCGAAGAagacaatcaagaacaagaaaacgaGGACGTGTAA
- the LUL1 gene encoding RING/U-box superfamily protein (RING/U-box superfamily protein; FUNCTIONS IN: zinc ion binding; INVOLVED IN: N-terminal protein myristoylation; EXPRESSED IN: 23 plant structures; EXPRESSED DURING: 13 growth stages; CONTAINS InterPro DOMAIN/s: Zinc finger, RING-type (InterPro:IPR001841); BEST Arabidopsis thaliana protein match is: RING/U-box superfamily protein (TAIR:AT3G09770.1); Has 2193 Blast hits to 2193 proteins in 222 species: Archae - 0; Bacteria - 0; Metazoa - 1018; Fungi - 101; Plants - 517; Viruses - 90; Other Eukaryotes - 467 (source: NCBI BLink).), with translation MGNLISLIFCCGRRQRSNIPPAMETAPLELPPNRFVFAAVPPYLNPNPNYVDQYPGNCLPPPVTEPPMLPYNFNHLHHYPPNSYQLPHPLFHGGRYPILPPPTYVHQKAVTIRNDVNLKKKTLTLIPDPENPNRLLVSFTFDASMPGRITVVFFATEDAECNLRATKEDTLPPITFDFGEGLGQKFIQSSGTGIDLTAFKDSELFKEVDTDVFPLAVKAEATPAEEGKSGSTNVQITQVVYTKEKGEIKIEVVKQILWVNKRRYELLEIYGIENTVDGSDEGKECVVCLSEPRDTTVLPCRHMCMCSGCAKALRFQTNLCPVCRQPVEMLLEINKNG, from the exons ATGGGGAATCTGATCAGTTTGATCTTCTGCTGCGGGAGAAGGCAGAGGAGCAATATTCCTCCGGCGATGGAAACGGCTCCTCTTGAACTCCCACCGAACAGATTTGTATTCGCCGCCGTGCCACCATATCTGAACCCTAACCCTAACTACGTTGACCAGTATCCAGGTAACTGCCTTCCTCCGCCAGTAACTGAGCCGCCGATGCTACCGTACAATTTCAACCATTTGCATCACTATCCTCCCAACAGTTACCAACTACCTCATCCTTTGTTTCACGGCGGTAGATACCCTATACTGCCGCCTCCTACGTACGTCCACCAGAAAGCCGTCACGATTCGTAACGATGttaatctgaagaagaagactttaaCGCTCATACCCGACCCGGAGAATCCGAATCGACTTCTTGTCTCCTTCACATTTGATGCATCCATGCCCGGAAG GATCACAGTTGTTTTCTTTGCTACAGAAGATGCAGAATGTAATCTTAGAGCTACAAAGGAAGATACTTTGCCTCCAATCACTTTTGATTTCGGAGAAGGACTTGGTCAGAAGTTCATACAATCATCTGGAACGGGTATAGACTTGACGGCGTTTAAAGATTCCGAGCTATTCAAGGAGGTGGATACAGATGTCTTCCCGTTGGCGGTTAAGGCGGAGGCAACTCCAGCGGAAGAAGGAAAGTCTGGTTCCACCAATGTGCAGATTACTCAAGTGGTGTATACCAAGGAGAAAGGAGAGATTAAAATAGAAGTGGTGAAGCAGATACTATGGGTGAATAAGAGGAGGTATGAGCTGCTTGAGATTTATGGGATTGAGAACACGGTTGATGGTTCCGATGAGGGAAAGGAATGTGTTGTATGCTTGTCTGAACCACGCGATACAACTGTTCTTCCTTGCAGACACATG TGTATGTGTAGCGGGTGCGCAAAGGCGTTAAGGTTTCAGACAAATCTGTGCCCAGTTTGCAGACAACCTGTTGAGATGCTTTTGGAGATTAACAAGAACGGATGA
- the CPUORF47 gene encoding peptide upstream protein (conserved peptide upstream open reading frame 47 (CPUORF47); FUNCTIONS IN: methyltransferase activity; INVOLVED IN: metabolic process; EXPRESSED IN: 22 plant structures; EXPRESSED DURING: 13 growth stages; CONTAINS InterPro DOMAIN/s: Methyltransferase type 11 (InterPro:IPR013216); BEST Arabidopsis thaliana protein match is: unknown protein (TAIR:AT3G53400.1); Has 277 Blast hits to 276 proteins in 25 species: Archae - 0; Bacteria - 6; Metazoa - 0; Fungi - 0; Plants - 267; Viruses - 0; Other Eukaryotes - 4 (source: NCBI BLink).), which yields MVDRTVRMGTEVKSIRVPRRVWFGSQISIVLLVGGNHTSSRHALFRALIIASALSVVPLLELTAKNHVFGDHGAVDLVDLGRFVIPGPKLFFHKLVQPFWGKIETEKYPQVVIADLVDELMGLKLLHYDAKILCIGQGSDSAVSGFKEMGFSVVQGVPKHPLFSFFSRKHVNELELSGDKSFDFVLCGDVDHVASPALLVLEMERVLKPGGTGAVLVSTNANRLVKSVTSGLKQSEIVRVNNLDKFTVIVFKRNVTETAYCIGKSQLPRDCKSVDTNRPYTEFMEPLLEQKPADFPKSVAYLPKFLDLSLKKSLVYIDIGAAEHMDANLTPNWFFPLYPLDSKAFNVYFVDHNTSVMLSYVKKPGVTFVYHPDLAENNSTGKKITPLEQLEPFPEDERFDFLAWFEETAKYADFVVLKMNTNQVEMKFLTVLLETGVICYVDELFLRCSNHKSDCINMLQTLRARGVFVHQWWED from the exons atGGTGGATCGAACGGTGAGAATGGGGACGGAGGTGAAGTCGATTAGGGTTCCAAGAAGGGTCTGGTTTGGATCACAAATATCTATAGTTCTCCTCGTGGGTGGAAACCATACCTCCTCCAG GCATGCTCTGTTTCGTGCTCTCATCATCGCCTCTGCTCTATCTGTTGTCCCTTTGTTGGAGTTAACCGCTAAAAATCACGTCTTTGGTGATCATGGAGCAGTGGATTTGGTCGATCTCGGCCGATTTGTTATTCCAGGACCGAAATTGTTCTTCCATAAGCTCGTTCAACCATTCTGGGGTAAAATTGAGACAGAGAAGTATCCACAAGTGGTAATTGCTGATCTCGTTGATGAGCTCATGGGGTTAAAGCTATTGCATTATGATGCTAAGATTCTCTGCATTGGTCAGGGATCGGATTCTGCTGTTTCAGGGTTCAAAGAGATGGGTTTCTCAGTTGTTCAAGGGGTTCCTAAGCATccattgttttcctttttcagtAGGAAGCATGTCAACGAGCTTGAGCTTAGTGGTGACAAGTCTTTTGATTTCGTGCTCTGTGGGGATGTTGATCATGTTGCTTCCCCTGCTCTTCTTGTGCTTGAGATGGAGCGGGTTCTGAAGCCTGGTGGAACCGGAGCAGTCCTTGTGAGTACTAATGCCAATCGTCTTGTCAAATCCGTGACTTCGGGGCTTAAGCAGTCTGAGATAGTGCGTGTGAACAACTTGGATAAGTTCACCGTCATTGTATTCAAGAGGAATGTAACGGAGACTGCTTATTGTATTGGAAAGTCTCAGCTACCAAGAGATTGCAAATCTGTTGACACCAATAGACCTTACACAGAGTTCATGGAACCTCTACTGGAGCAAAAGCCTGCTGATTTCCCAAAATCAGTAGCTTACTTACCTAAATTCCTTGATCTCTCTCTGAAAAAGAGCCTTGTCTACATTGACATTGGAGCAGCCGAGCACATGGATGCTAATTTAACTCCAAACTGGTTCTTTCCGTTATACCCACTCGACAGCAAAGCATTCAATGTCTACTTTGTCGACCACAACACTTCAGTAATGCTATCCTATGTCAAGAAACCCGGCGTCACCTTTGTTTACCATCCGGATTTGGCTGAGAACAACTCGACAGGGAAAAAGATAACTCCGCTTGAACAGCTAGAACCATTTCCAGAAGATGAGAGATTCGATTTCCTTGCTTGGTTTGAGGAAACTGCGAAATACGCAGACTTTGTAGTCCTTAAGATGAACACAAACCAAGTGGAAATGAAGTTCCTAACTGTTTTACTGGAAACAGGAGTCATATGCTACGTGGATGAGCTTTTCCTCCGCTGTTCCAACCACAAGTCAGACTGCATCAACATGCTTCAAACTCTGAGAGCCAGAGGTGTGTTTGTTCATCAATGGTGGGAAGACTAA
- the CPUORF47 gene encoding peptide upstream protein (conserved peptide upstream open reading frame 47 (CPUORF47); FUNCTIONS IN: methyltransferase activity; INVOLVED IN: metabolic process; EXPRESSED IN: 22 plant structures; EXPRESSED DURING: 13 growth stages; CONTAINS InterPro DOMAIN/s: Methyltransferase type 11 (InterPro:IPR013216); BEST Arabidopsis thaliana protein match is: unknown protein (TAIR:AT3G53400.1); Has 272 Blast hits to 272 proteins in 24 species: Archae - 0; Bacteria - 4; Metazoa - 0; Fungi - 0; Plants - 264; Viruses - 0; Other Eukaryotes - 4 (source: NCBI BLink).), whose protein sequence is MGIKILKLNIFRGSTNRHALFRALIIASALSVVPLLELTAKNHVFGDHGAVDLVDLGRFVIPGPKLFFHKLVQPFWGKIETEKYPQVVIADLVDELMGLKLLHYDAKILCIGQGSDSAVSGFKEMGFSVVQGVPKHPLFSFFSRKHVNELELSGDKSFDFVLCGDVDHVASPALLVLEMERVLKPGGTGAVLVSTNANRLVKSVTSGLKQSEIVRVNNLDKFTVIVFKRNVTETAYCIGKSQLPRDCKSVDTNRPYTEFMEPLLEQKPADFPKSVAYLPKFLDLSLKKSLVYIDIGAAEHMDANLTPNWFFPLYPLDSKAFNVYFVDHNTSVMLSYVKKPGVTFVYHPDLAENNSTGKKITPLEQLEPFPEDERFDFLAWFEETAKYADFVVLKMNTNQVEMKFLTVLLETGVICYVDELFLRCSNHKSDCINMLQTLRARGVFVHQWWED, encoded by the coding sequence ATGGGTATAAAGATCTTGAAGCTTAATATCTTCCGTGGATCTACGAATAGGCATGCTCTGTTTCGTGCTCTCATCATCGCCTCTGCTCTATCTGTTGTCCCTTTGTTGGAGTTAACCGCTAAAAATCACGTCTTTGGTGATCATGGAGCAGTGGATTTGGTCGATCTCGGCCGATTTGTTATTCCAGGACCGAAATTGTTCTTCCATAAGCTCGTTCAACCATTCTGGGGTAAAATTGAGACAGAGAAGTATCCACAAGTGGTAATTGCTGATCTCGTTGATGAGCTCATGGGGTTAAAGCTATTGCATTATGATGCTAAGATTCTCTGCATTGGTCAGGGATCGGATTCTGCTGTTTCAGGGTTCAAAGAGATGGGTTTCTCAGTTGTTCAAGGGGTTCCTAAGCATccattgttttcctttttcagtAGGAAGCATGTCAACGAGCTTGAGCTTAGTGGTGACAAGTCTTTTGATTTCGTGCTCTGTGGGGATGTTGATCATGTTGCTTCCCCTGCTCTTCTTGTGCTTGAGATGGAGCGGGTTCTGAAGCCTGGTGGAACCGGAGCAGTCCTTGTGAGTACTAATGCCAATCGTCTTGTCAAATCCGTGACTTCGGGGCTTAAGCAGTCTGAGATAGTGCGTGTGAACAACTTGGATAAGTTCACCGTCATTGTATTCAAGAGGAATGTAACGGAGACTGCTTATTGTATTGGAAAGTCTCAGCTACCAAGAGATTGCAAATCTGTTGACACCAATAGACCTTACACAGAGTTCATGGAACCTCTACTGGAGCAAAAGCCTGCTGATTTCCCAAAATCAGTAGCTTACTTACCTAAATTCCTTGATCTCTCTCTGAAAAAGAGCCTTGTCTACATTGACATTGGAGCAGCCGAGCACATGGATGCTAATTTAACTCCAAACTGGTTCTTTCCGTTATACCCACTCGACAGCAAAGCATTCAATGTCTACTTTGTCGACCACAACACTTCAGTAATGCTATCCTATGTCAAGAAACCCGGCGTCACCTTTGTTTACCATCCGGATTTGGCTGAGAACAACTCGACAGGGAAAAAGATAACTCCGCTTGAACAGCTAGAACCATTTCCAGAAGATGAGAGATTCGATTTCCTTGCTTGGTTTGAGGAAACTGCGAAATACGCAGACTTTGTAGTCCTTAAGATGAACACAAACCAAGTGGAAATGAAGTTCCTAACTGTTTTACTGGAAACAGGAGTCATATGCTACGTGGATGAGCTTTTCCTCCGCTGTTCCAACCACAAGTCAGACTGCATCAACATGCTTCAAACTCTGAGAGCCAGAGGTGTGTTTGTTCATCAATGGTGGGAAGACTAA
- the DIP2 gene encoding E3 ubiquitin-protein ligase (unknown protein; FUNCTIONS IN: molecular_function unknown; INVOLVED IN: biological_process unknown; LOCATED IN: endomembrane system; EXPRESSED IN: 11 plant structures; EXPRESSED DURING: 7 growth stages; Has 6 Blast hits to 6 proteins in 2 species: Archae - 0; Bacteria - 0; Metazoa - 0; Fungi - 0; Plants - 6; Viruses - 0; Other Eukaryotes - 0 (source: NCBI BLink).): MCFFDNRCDQNLTVVVDVAWWMEAVPPQIISPAKPSVSPILETILEGGETEEDNQEQENEDV, translated from the coding sequence ATGTGTTTCTTTGATAATCGGTGCGATCAGAATCtgacggtggtggtggatgTGGCGTGGTGGATGGAGGCTGTTCCTCCACAAATCATTTCTCCGGCGAAGCCATCGGTTTCTCCGATTCTTGAGACGATTTTAGAAGGCGGAGAGACCGAAGAagacaatcaagaacaagaaaacgaGGACGTGTAA
- a CDS encoding RING/U-box superfamily protein, with the protein MVMDDKDKYREVVEHWSCEGTSPALMVGDSTEITEMLSPSQHQRWRGLVLDIQSREAHGDFLRANGSLIHSPVSKRFKFSPMSSPRTGRRVGSMSPSSSRNRTNQKNFKNRNHSADIEEGVVSPLGDGSDKSYIPRTWSLTNLLAPRKSKKTESFITHSNPESMNGRYAVEVDPVTSMKGERLLPIRRTRSVPTFFNKDGSVKPSSVFRVIPTPSRGDEKRLEMTQASKLSKLHDENDDGGEDVPEEEAVCRICMVEMEEDEEAFKMECMCKGELALAHKTCTIKWFTIKGNITCDVCKQEVRNLPVTLLRVQDSQNRSRAARDIEISRFNNVWQDIPILVIVSMLAYFCFLEQLLIIDMKSSAVAIALPFSCIIGLLASMISTTMGNKEATSKLYIFSYSILIISLKWFGLLQ; encoded by the exons ATGGTGATGGATGATAAAGATAAATATCGCGAAGTAGTAGAACATTGGTCTTGCGAAGGTACTTCTCCAGCTCTAATG GTTGGAGATTCTACTGAGATAACAGAAATGCTATCACCGAGCCAACATCAACGATGGCGAGGCCTTGTGTTAGATATACAATCGAGAGAAGCTCATGGCGATTTCTTGAGAGCAAATGGTTCCTTAATTCATAGCCCCGTTTCCAAAAGGTTCAAGTTTTCTCCAATGTCCAGCCCTAGAACTGGGAGACGTGTTGGATCAATGAGTCCTTCCTCGTCAAGAAACAGAACGAATCAGaagaatttcaaaaacagGAACCACAGTGCAGATATTGAGGAAGGTGTTGTGTCCCCTTTAGGAGATGGTAGTGATAAGTCTTATATTCCAAGAACATGGTCTCTCACTAATCTCTTAGCTCCTAGAAAATCTAAGAAGACAGAGTCTTTTATAACTCACTCAAACCCTGAGTCCATGAACGGGAGGTATGCCGTTGAGGTTGATCCGGTTACATCCATG AAAGGGGAGCGTTTACTGCCTATTCGTCGTACACGCTCTGTCCCCACATTCTTCAACAAAGATGGAAGTGTAAAGCCGTCAAGTGTTTTCCGCGTGATTCCTACTCCGTCTCGTGGGGATGAGAAGAGACTAGAGATGACGCAGGCATCGAAATTGAGTAAACTCCACG atgaaaatgatgatggtggAGAAGATGttcctgaagaagaagctgtgtGTAGAATCTGTATGGttgaaatggaagaagatgaagaagcttttaAGATGGAATGTATGTGCAAAGGGGAACTAGCTCTTGCCCACAAAACGTGCACTATCAAATGGTTTACAATTAAAGGGAACATAACATGTGATGTGTGTAAGCAAGAGGTGAGAAATCTCCCGGTTACCCTTCTACGTGTGCAGGATTCTCAAAACCGTTCTAGAGCAGCCAGGGATATCGAGATTTCACGGTTCAATAATGTATGGCAAGATATTCCAATTCTTGTCATTGTAAGCATGCTTGCATACTTCTGTTTCCTTGAACAGCTTCTGATTATAGATATGAAATCTAGCGCCGTTGCAATAGCTTTACCGTTCTCTTGCATTATCGGTCTTCTTGCATCAATGATATCAACAACAATGGGTAATAAAGAAGCTACTtcgaaattatatattttttcgtATTCTATATTGATCATCAGTCTTAAGTGGTTTGGTTTGTTGCAGTGA